In Spirosoma pollinicola, the genomic window TGATGGATGCCGGTCATTTTGATGCGAATACCGCATACGCAGCCGTGAACCGCATCCGATGTGATGATATGCATCCGCATATTTACCGCACGCACGACGGTGGTAAAAGCTGGCAGGAAATTGTAACGGGATTGCCCAACGACCCAATCAATGTGGTGCGTGAAGACCCGCTAAGGAAAGGGCTGCTATTTGCCGGATCTGAAACAGCCGTCTATGTCTCTTTCGATGATGGTGCGCACTGGCAATCGCTGCGGCTGAATATGCCCGCCACCTCCATCCGCGATCTGGTCATTAAAGACGACGATCTGGTGGTTGGCACACATGGCCGGTCGTTCTGGATTCTGGATGATATAACCGCCCTTCGTCAGCTGACGCCCGAACTGGCAAAAACGGAGACGATCTTGTATAAACCGCAACGGGCGTATCGTGTTCGTTGGAACATGAACCCCGACACGCCCTTGCCGCAGGAAGAGCCCGCCGGACAAAATCCACCCGAAGGGGCTATCATTGATTATTACCTCCACGAAACGGCTAATTCCGTCGTTACCCTGACCATCATCGATGCAACCGGCAAACAAGTGCAGCAGTACCGTAGCGACGATAAACCTTATACGGTTCCGGATGTGAATTTGCCTGCCTACTGGATTCGGCCTCAGCAGATTTTGTCGGCCAGCGCCGGGGCGCATCGGTTCATGTGGAATCTTCATTACACGCCGTTACCCATTCCACCCTCGTATCCAATTGCGGCTACCTTCGGGCAAACCGCACCCGAGCCCACCGCGCCCTGGGTCATGCCGGGGACGTATACGGTTAACTTGTCTGTTAATGGAAAGACCTATACACAGCCGCTTACAGTTACGATGGACCCACGTGTAAAAACACCTGTGCCAATTTTGACGCAACAACACGACCTGTCGGTAACCGCTTATGAGAATCGTAGACAAGTTCTCGCCTGGTTGGCTGAAGCGCAACCATTGAAAAGCCGCATGACAACCGACGAACAGAAGAAGTTATTCGCTGACCTTCAAACTAATCTTAATTCGTTGAACAGAGCCTTTAGTTCGATCTTCTCCATTCTACAGGATGCCGACAGTACCCCTACAACCCAGGTAGTAGCTGCTGCCAGCGAAGCACAGGCAACGTTCAGGAAAACAGCACAGCAGTGGGCCTACTGGAAAACCAGTATTCGATAAGTAAGTGGCGTAATGCGAGTTGACTAAGGCTAAATCAGGTAACGTCTGCGTGTAGAAATCAGAGTAGGCTATTCGGGTGCAAACAACTTTGCCAGTAATCAATAATCAATTTGAGCTGCTGCTGAAGTCCGGCCTGGCTATTTTCCTTCTGGTAAAAACCCTGTACCGATTCGTCATAAGCCATTCGGATCGCTTCGGCACTCGCTGTAGTAGTCAGAAATACAAAGGGAATGGATTTTTCCCGCAAGATCTTGTGCTGATTAATTACGGCTCGTAACTCCAACCCATTTAGTAACGGCATATTGATATCACACAAAATTAGAAATGGTTGTTCTACAGACCTTTCCAGATATTCTAAAGCCTCCTGACCATTATGGAAAACCCAAATAGGATTGACAACATTTAAATTCTTAATGGCCATCTTGATCAACAGCTGGTCATCTTCATCATCTTCAATCAGGATGATAGGTCCTTTTTTTGACATAGTTGATTTAGTAGTAATGGCAACAAAAATACCGAATCAGTTGATAGATATTACCTATGATAAACAATTAGCTTAAAACTGACGGCCTTCTCTTTTTAATAGATCTATCTGTTTAACAGACGGGTGTTTACCAGCGTTTGGGGGATGTTTGACGGCTTATTCTTCCATTTGTTTACCTGATAGGTACATTTGCCTTATCTTCGGTTCAAAATAAAATTTTGTCCCTTCCCTGGAGATCGTCCTGGCGTTACAGTACATGTTAGATCAATATAAGCAGCAGCAACCCTATTTACTGGCTTTAGATTCAATCATATTCGGCTTTGATGGAGAGAGCTTAAAAGTATTACTCGTCAAGCGGGGGGTGGAAGAAAAAACCTGGTCACTAATGGGCGGCTGGCTCCAACCCGCTGAAAGCCTGGAACAGGCTGCAGCACGGATTTTATTTGAGCTGACGGGCTTTACCAATGTCTATCTGGAGCAATTGTACGCCTTTGGGGACCCGCACCGCGACCCAATTGTCAGAACGGTATCGGTAGCCTATTTCTCTCTGGTAAAAATAGAGGATTACGAGAAGAAGATTTCCGACCTGTTCCAGGCTAGCTGGTTTTCTATTTATGACCTTCCCCCTTTGCTGTTCGACCATGCCGATATGGTCGAATTAGCTATTAAGCGACTGCGGTATAAAGCGGCCCAGCATCCTATTGGCTTTGAACTGCTGCCAG contains:
- a CDS encoding NUDIX hydrolase; the encoded protein is MLDQYKQQQPYLLALDSIIFGFDGESLKVLLVKRGVEEKTWSLMGGWLQPAESLEQAAARILFELTGFTNVYLEQLYAFGDPHRDPIVRTVSVAYFSLVKIEDYEKKISDLFQASWFSIYDLPPLLFDHADMVELAIKRLRYKAAQHPIGFELLPEKFTIPQLKKLYDAVYNTEFDKRNFSRKILSTNLLIKLEEKQKGFSKRGAYFYQVDTSKYHSITNSFLNFIPNSELGL
- a CDS encoding response regulator, with protein sequence MSKKGPIILIEDDEDDQLLIKMAIKNLNVVNPIWVFHNGQEALEYLERSVEQPFLILCDINMPLLNGLELRAVINQHKILREKSIPFVFLTTTASAEAIRMAYDESVQGFYQKENSQAGLQQQLKLIIDYWQSCLHPNSLL